Proteins encoded in a region of the Phoenix dactylifera cultivar Barhee BC4 chromosome 3, palm_55x_up_171113_PBpolish2nd_filt_p, whole genome shotgun sequence genome:
- the LOC103709669 gene encoding dnaJ protein P58IPK homolog B has translation MAAMFSGSGGLVVVPLLLFHLLSSSQSPLVTGQESQHGDAASSLKRASDMIKVKQYDDALGLLNAAIEANPNLSKSYSQRASVLRHLCRFEESEKDYKKFLELKPGVSSVEKELSQLLQAQSALDSANNHFDSGDFSKALDYIDKIVLVFSPGCLKAKILKVKLLLALKDYSNVISETGYILKQEEDNLEALLLRGRAYYYLSDDDVASRHFQKGLRLDPEHSELKKAYFGLKNLLKKTKSAEDNAAKGKLRLAVEDFKAALAMDPSHSAHNVHLHLGLCKVLVKLGRGKDAINSCTEALEIDEELVEALAQRGEAKLITEDWEGAVEDLKIAAQKSPQDMNIREALMRAEKSLKLSKRKDWYKILGISRTASVAEIKRAYKKLALQWHPDKNVGNREEAEAKFREIAAAYEVLGDEDKRTRYDRGEDVDDMGMGMGGGGFNPFGGGGGGQQFTFQFEGGFPGGGFPGGFGFNF, from the exons ATGGCGGCGATGTTCTCCGGCTCCGGGGGACTGGTCGTCGtgcctcttctcctcttccactTGCTGTCTTCCTCCCAATCCCCGCTCGTCACCGGCCAAG AAAGCCAACATGGTGATGCTGCTAGTTCATTGAAAAGAGCCTCTGACATGATAAAGGTGAAACAGTATGATGATGCACTTGGACTTCTCAATGCTGCAATAGAAGCAAATCCAAATCTTTCAAAATCTTATTCACAGCGAGCATCTGTTCTTCGTCATCTATGCAG ATTTGAGGAATCTGAGAAAGACTATAAAAAATTTCTAGAGCTAAAACCTGGGGTATCTTCAGTGGAGAAGGAGCTCTCCCAGTTATTGCAGGCTCAAAGCGCACTGGACTCCGCAAATAATCATTTTGACTCTGGTGATTTCTCAAAAGCTTTGGATTACATCGACAAAATTGTTCTTGTCTTTTCTCCAGGATGTTTAAAG GCAAAAATTCTTAAGGTAAAATTGCTGTTGGCACTGAAAGACTACTCCAATGTTATTTCAGAGACAGGATACATACTTAAACAAGAGGAAGATAATTTGGAGGCACTACTGCTTCGTGGCCGTGCTTATTATTATCTCTCAGACGATGATGTTGCTTCAAG GCACTTTCAGAAGGGACTCCGTCTAGATCCTGAACATAGTGAACTGAAGAAAGCATATTTTGGGTTAAAAAATCTTCTAAAGAAGACCAAGAGT GCAGAAGACAATGCTGCAAAGGGTAAGCTACGATTGGCTGTTGAGGACTTCAAGGCTGCCCTTGCAATGGACCCGAGTCATAGTGCTCATAATGTACATCTTCACCTTGGTTTATGTAAGGTCTTGGTTAAACTTGGCAGAGGTAAGGATGCTATCAACAGTTGCACAGAAGCACTTGAGATTGATGAAGAGCTTGTTGAAGCATTGGCCCAG CGAGGTGAGGCTAAACTTATAACAGAAGATTGGGAGGGAGCTGTGGAAGATCTGAAAATAGCTGCTCAAAAATCTCCACAG GATATGAATATTAGAGAAGCACTTATGAGGGCTGAAAAATCACTGAAGTTAAGCAAACGCAAGGACTGGTACAAAATCTTGGGGATTTCAAGAACTGCTTCTGTTGCAGAGATTAAACGTGCCTACAAGAAACTTGCTTTACAGTGGCATCCGGATAAGAATGTTGGTAACAGAGAGGAAGCAGAGGCCAAGTTTCGAGAAATTGCTGCGGCATATGAG GTACTTGGTGATGAAGATAAACGTACAAGATATGACCGAGGTGAGGATGTGGATGACATGGGTATGGGAATGGGAGGTGGAGGTTTCAACCCTTTtggcggtggtggtggtggacaaCAGTTCACTTTTCAGTTCGAAGGAGGATTCCCTGGGGGTGGTTTCCCTGGGGGATTTGGGTTCAATTTTTGA
- the LOC103709660 gene encoding fasciclin-like arabinogalactan protein 12: MEHLRIYPIALLVLLHFNAQTSAQPAAAPAPAPPGPTNITKILEKAGQFTTFIRLIKSTKVSDQINNQLNNSDSGLTVFAPPDNAFSSLSAGTLNSLTDQQKVELLQFHVLPSFISMTEFQTVSNPLRTQAGDANNGRFALNVTTVGNGVNITTGIVNTTVSNTIYSDNQLAVYQVEKVLLPLDIFGPPAPAPAPSKAKKGVPVADGPSSTSSDSTGASAAVSLNWSASAGAAAFAVALMSLWWGL, from the coding sequence ATGGAACACCTCAGGATCTATCCCATCGCCCTGCTTGTTCTCCTCCACTTCAACGCTCAAACTTCAGCTCAGCCTGCAGCAGCTCCAGCTCCAGCTCCACCAGGCCCAACGAACATCAcgaaaatacttgagaaggcAGGGCAGTTCACCACATTCATCCGGCTAATAAAGAGCACCAAAGTTAGCGACCAGATCAACAACCAGCTCAACAACTCCGACTCCGGTCTCACTGTCTTTGCTCCCCCGGACAATGCCTTCTCCAGCCTTTCCGCAGGCACTCTCAACTCCCTCACCGACCAGCAGAAGGTTGAACTGCTTCAGTTCCATGTGCTTCCTTCCTTCATCTCCATGACTGAATTCCAAACAGTAAGCAACCCACTCCGAACACAGGCAGGTGATGCAAACAATGGGCGGTTCGCACTCAATGTAACAACCGTGGGGAACGGCGTCAACATAACAACGGGGATTGTCAACACCACGGTATCCAACACCATCTACTCAGACAACCAGCTAGCTGTGTACCAAGTTGAGAAGGTGCTCCTCCCATTGGATATCTTCGGACCCCCTGCCCCTGCTCCTGCACCTTCCAAAGCTAAGAAGGGTGTTCCTGTCGCTGATGGGCCTTCGAGCACTTCGTCGGACTCTACGGGGGCCTCTGCTGCTGTTAGCTTGAATTGGAGTGCATCTGCGGGTGCCGCTGCTTTTGCAGTCGCTCTCATGTCTCTCTGGTGGGGTCTCTGA
- the LOC103709653 gene encoding uncharacterized protein At4g08330, chloroplastic-like encodes MFFQESYQSQTPPTTHPLSSHRDVTYSCGSCGFALNLSSSNRNTTSIGSKYGKAIKKGVVSFFSIDESRFSQADELLCLPCSFNSKHSWGLFGRRTRLLCRKCGTFIGSASPIGPNSCRKYSIKISALQPSSADESPVPPPRA; translated from the exons ATGTTCTTCCAAGAAAGCTACCAATCCCAAACACCACCCACCACCCATCCCCTCTCCTCCCACAGAGACGTCACCTATAG CTGTGGTTCTTGTGGGTTCGCCTTGAATCTGAGCTCCTCCAACCGGAATACGACGAGCATCGGTTCCAAGTACGGGAAAGCCATCAAGAAAGGGGTGGTATCCTTCTTTTCGATAGACGAGAGCAGATTCTCTCAGGCTGACGAGCTTCTCTGCCTGCCCTGCAGCTTCAACTCCAAGCACTCGTGGGGGCTGTTCGGGCGGAGGACCCGACTGCTCTGCCGCAAGTGTGGAACTTTCATCGGCAGCGCTTCTCCCATCGGGCCGAACAGCTGCAGGAAGTATAGCATCAAGATTAGTGCATTGCAGCCATCCTCCGCCGACGAGTCCCCTGTTCCTCCTCCCCGCGCATGA
- the LOC103709645 gene encoding protein DOG1-like 4: MARDRRRAAAKRQLDTGPPPDIASQPTNGCIPHKPYKRVGSLLPSARNVPCPMESSDGPDAIPDATQNGEPREQFAELFECWLAERKLHLQALRAAASAPRPETPDEEAEEERRLTLLVRRVLGHCEYYYRAKAASAKRDVTPMFSPTWTSSSENLFLWVGGWRPSVAFHLIYSKSGIQLESQLAKVIRGASTRDLADLSQGQLKRIDELQRRTIRIEKEISEEEARTQEGVADKQMVLLSHVLREMGRDGKAAEMMEPAMQDKRAGMERVLERADALRQETLKGVVEILRPMQTIHFLITAAELRLRVREYGMKKDAEKGTASSG, from the coding sequence ATGGCACGAGACAGGCGGAGGGCAGCAGCTAAGCGGCAATTAGATACGGGCCCACCCCCGGATATCGCATCACAACCGACAAACGGGTGCATCCCCCATAAGCCTTATAAGAGGGTTGGTTCTCTGCTCCCCTCTGCCAGGAACGTCCCATGCCCCATGGAATCCAGCGACGGGCCCGATGCCATCCCCGACGCGACGCAGAACGGGGAGCCGCGCGAGCAGTTCGCCGAGTTGTTCGAGTGCTGGCTCGCCGAGAGGAAACTCCACCTCCAGGCCCTCCGCGCCGCGGCCTCCGCCCCGCGCCCGGAGACCCCTGACGAAGAAGCCGAGGAGGAGCGCCGGCTCACGCTCCTCGTCAGGCGCGTCCTCGGCCACTGCGAGTACTACTACCGCGCCAAGGCGGCCTCGGCGAAGCGCGACGTGACCCCCATGTTCTCCCCCACGTGGACCAGCTCCAGCGAGAATCTCTTCCTCTGGGTCGGCGGGTGGCGGCCGAGCGTCGCGTTCCATCTAATCTATTCCAAGTCCGGCATCCAGCTCGAGTCCCAGCTGGCCAAGGTCATCCGGGGGGCGTCCACGCGGGACCTGGCCGACCTCTCGCAGGGCCAGCTCAAGCGCATCGACGAGCTCCAGCGCCGGACGATCCGGATCGAGAAGGAGATCTCGGAAGAGGAGGCGAGGACCCAGGAGGGCGTGGCCGACAAGCAGATGGTGTTGCTCTCGCACGTGCTGAGGGAGATGGGGCGAGACGGGAAAGCAGCGGAGATGATGGAGCCGGCGATGCAGGACAAGAGGGCGGGAATGGAGAGAGTGTTGGAGAGGGCCGATGCATTGAGGCAGGAGACGTTGAAAGGGGTGGTGGAGATCCTCCGGCCGATGCAGACGATCCATTTCCTGATCACGGCCGCGGAACTGAGGCTCCGGGTGCGCGAGTACGGGATGAAGAAAGACGCGGAAAAGGGGACGGCGTCGTCTGGGTGA
- the LOC103709636 gene encoding phosphoinositide phospholipase C 2-like isoform X2: protein MVDRYLSPLKVSAFRMTTYRVCFCFQRRFRPATNEPPEAVKEVFRRYSEGGVMGAEQLQRFLVEVQGEAKVTREAAQDVIDGMRKLKHLNVFQKKGISLEAFFRYLTSDDNAALSRSLGVHQDMSAPLSHYFIYTGHNSYLTGNQLSSECSDVPIIKALQRGVRVVELDLWPNSSKDSVEVRHGGTLTTPVELLKCLESIKEHAFSVSPYPVIITFEDHLTPELQAKVAEMVTDTYGEMLFTTKSEFLEEFPSPEALKMKILISTKPPKEYLESKTIKEQDQAVQKGTEDEAWGTEVPDLRAEMSAISKIEHEHSVHHHEDEDPDEGDKKPHQIVAPEYKSLIAIAAKKGKGELADAFKIDLDKVTRLSLSELLFEKAVISHGTEIVRFTQNNLLRIYPKGTRVTSSNYSPLLGWMYGAQMVALNMQGYGRALWLVHGMFRANGGCGYVKKPDFLLDNDPDHVFDPKGEGIYGRWMALRFSSHTL, encoded by the exons ATGGTAGATAGGTACCTCTCTCCTCTCAAAGTCTCGGCCTTTCGGATGACGACGTATAGAGTTTGCTTCTGTTTCCAGCGACGATTCCGGCCGGCGACGAACGAGCCGCCGGAAGCGGTGAAAGAGGTGTTCCGGAGGTACTCGGAGGGCGGGGTGATGGGGGCGGAGCAGCTGCAGCGGTTTCTGGTGGAGGTCCAGGGGGAGGCCAAGGTCACCAGGGAGGCGGCGCAGGACGTGATCGACGGCATGAGGAAGTTGAAGCACCTCAATGTTTTCCAGAAGAAGGGGATCTCCCTCGAAGCCTTCTTCCGGTACCTCACCTCCGACGACAACGCTGCCCTCTCCCGTTCTCTTGGA GTTCACCAAGATATGAGTGCTCCCTTGTCACACTATTTCATATATACGGGCCATAACTCCTATTTAACAGGGAACCAACTCAGTAGTGAATGCAGTGATGTCCCTATCATAAAAGCACTGCAAAGAGGAGTGAGAGTAGTTGAATTGGACTTATGGCCAAATTCTTCAAAAGACAGTGTGGAAGTCCGTCATGGGGG GACACTGACCACTCCTGTAGAACTTCTCAAATGCTTGGAGTCCATTAAAGAGCATGCCTTTAGCGTATCTCCATACCCGGTCATAATTACTTTTGAAGATCATTTAACTCCAGAACTTCAGGCTAAAGTAGCTGAG ATGGTAACTGATACTTATGGAGAAATGCTGTTTACTACAAAATCGGAATTTTTGGAAGAATTCCCTTCACCTGAAGCattaaaaatgaaaattttaatatcaACCAAACCACCAAAAGAATACCTTGAATCCAAGACCATCAAGGAACAAGACCAAGCAGTACAAAAGGGAACTGAAGATGAAGCATGGGGTACAGAAGTCCCTGATCTTAGAGCTGAAATGAGTGCTATAAGTAAG ATTGAGCATGAACATAGTGTACACCACCATGAAGATGAAGATCCTGATGAAGGTGATAAAAAACCACATCAGATAGTTGCGCCTGAGTACAAGAGTCTAATAGCAATTGCTGCCAAAAAAGGAAAGGGAGAGCTAGCTGATGCATTTAAGATTGATCTTGATAAAGTAACTCGTCTTAGCTTAAGTGAGCTGTTGTTTGAAAAGGCTGTAATTTCTCATGGAACTGAAATTGTCAG GTTTACTCAAAATAATCTATTGAGGATTTACCCGAAGGGTACACGTGTTACCTCCTCTAATTACAGCCCATTGCTTGGTTGGATGTATGGAGCTCAGATGGTTGCATTAAATATGCAG GGGTATGGGAGGGCACTCTGGTTGGTGCATGGAATGTTTAGAGCTAATGGAGGGTGTGGTTATGTAAAGAAACCAGATTTTCTGTTGGATAATGATCCAGATCATGTATTTGATCCTAAAG GTGAGGGTATATATGGGAGATGGATGGCGCTTCGATTTTCATCACACACACTTTGA
- the LOC103709636 gene encoding phosphoinositide phospholipase C 2-like isoform X1 has product MVDRYLSPLKVSAFRMTTYRVCFCFQRRFRPATNEPPEAVKEVFRRYSEGGVMGAEQLQRFLVEVQGEAKVTREAAQDVIDGMRKLKHLNVFQKKGISLEAFFRYLTSDDNAALSRSLGVHQDMSAPLSHYFIYTGHNSYLTGNQLSSECSDVPIIKALQRGVRVVELDLWPNSSKDSVEVRHGGTLTTPVELLKCLESIKEHAFSVSPYPVIITFEDHLTPELQAKVAEMVTDTYGEMLFTTKSEFLEEFPSPEALKMKILISTKPPKEYLESKTIKEQDQAVQKGTEDEAWGTEVPDLRAEMSAISKIEHEHSVHHHEDEDPDEGDKKPHQIVAPEYKSLIAIAAKKGKGELADAFKIDLDKVTRLSLSELLFEKAVISHGTEIVRFTQNNLLRIYPKGTRVTSSNYSPLLGWMYGAQMVALNMQGYGRALWLVHGMFRANGGCGYVKKPDFLLDNDPDHVFDPKGTLPVKKILKVRVYMGDGWRFDFHHTHFDTYSPPDFYTRVGIAGVPADTVMKRTKAIEDNWTPVWDEDFIFPLTVPELALLRIEVHEYDMSDTDDFAGQTCLPVSELRPGIRSVPLCDRKGETLKSVKLLMRFEFEIPADSCSWII; this is encoded by the exons ATGGTAGATAGGTACCTCTCTCCTCTCAAAGTCTCGGCCTTTCGGATGACGACGTATAGAGTTTGCTTCTGTTTCCAGCGACGATTCCGGCCGGCGACGAACGAGCCGCCGGAAGCGGTGAAAGAGGTGTTCCGGAGGTACTCGGAGGGCGGGGTGATGGGGGCGGAGCAGCTGCAGCGGTTTCTGGTGGAGGTCCAGGGGGAGGCCAAGGTCACCAGGGAGGCGGCGCAGGACGTGATCGACGGCATGAGGAAGTTGAAGCACCTCAATGTTTTCCAGAAGAAGGGGATCTCCCTCGAAGCCTTCTTCCGGTACCTCACCTCCGACGACAACGCTGCCCTCTCCCGTTCTCTTGGA GTTCACCAAGATATGAGTGCTCCCTTGTCACACTATTTCATATATACGGGCCATAACTCCTATTTAACAGGGAACCAACTCAGTAGTGAATGCAGTGATGTCCCTATCATAAAAGCACTGCAAAGAGGAGTGAGAGTAGTTGAATTGGACTTATGGCCAAATTCTTCAAAAGACAGTGTGGAAGTCCGTCATGGGGG GACACTGACCACTCCTGTAGAACTTCTCAAATGCTTGGAGTCCATTAAAGAGCATGCCTTTAGCGTATCTCCATACCCGGTCATAATTACTTTTGAAGATCATTTAACTCCAGAACTTCAGGCTAAAGTAGCTGAG ATGGTAACTGATACTTATGGAGAAATGCTGTTTACTACAAAATCGGAATTTTTGGAAGAATTCCCTTCACCTGAAGCattaaaaatgaaaattttaatatcaACCAAACCACCAAAAGAATACCTTGAATCCAAGACCATCAAGGAACAAGACCAAGCAGTACAAAAGGGAACTGAAGATGAAGCATGGGGTACAGAAGTCCCTGATCTTAGAGCTGAAATGAGTGCTATAAGTAAG ATTGAGCATGAACATAGTGTACACCACCATGAAGATGAAGATCCTGATGAAGGTGATAAAAAACCACATCAGATAGTTGCGCCTGAGTACAAGAGTCTAATAGCAATTGCTGCCAAAAAAGGAAAGGGAGAGCTAGCTGATGCATTTAAGATTGATCTTGATAAAGTAACTCGTCTTAGCTTAAGTGAGCTGTTGTTTGAAAAGGCTGTAATTTCTCATGGAACTGAAATTGTCAG GTTTACTCAAAATAATCTATTGAGGATTTACCCGAAGGGTACACGTGTTACCTCCTCTAATTACAGCCCATTGCTTGGTTGGATGTATGGAGCTCAGATGGTTGCATTAAATATGCAG GGGTATGGGAGGGCACTCTGGTTGGTGCATGGAATGTTTAGAGCTAATGGAGGGTGTGGTTATGTAAAGAAACCAGATTTTCTGTTGGATAATGATCCAGATCATGTATTTGATCCTAAAGGTACATTGCCAGTTAAGAAAATATTGAAG GTGAGGGTATATATGGGAGATGGATGGCGCTTCGATTTTCATCACACACACTTTGATACATACTCACCACCTGACTTCTATACAAGG GTTGGCATAGCCGGAGTCCCAGCTGATACAGTAATGAAAAGAACGAAAGCAATTGAGGACAACTGGACACCAGTTTGGGATGAAGATTTTATATTCCCCTTGACTGTTCCAGAACTGGCCTTGCTTCGAATTGAAGTTCATGAGTATGATATGTCTGACACGGATGACTTTGCTGGCCAGACTTGTTTGCCTGTGTCGGAGTTGAGGCCAGGGATTCGGTCCGTCCCGCTCTGCGACCGCAAGGGAGAGACTTTGAAGTCTGTAAAACTACTAATGCGTTTCGAATTTGAGATCCCTGCAGATTCTTGTAGCTGGATTATATAA